The Oceanococcus sp. HetDA_MAG_MS8 DNA segment TCGGCAGGCTGGCGGCATACATCATTTGGTCGCCATTCAAGGCGGCCATTTGCGGCGCCGCAGGCTCCGTGATGTCGACCAGCGCCACCGCCAGTTGTTGCTTGCTCACGGCTCGGCTTAGGCCAAGGTTGGCAATTTCGTGTTCAAGCTGCTCTTGCAAGCGTTGGCTCTGACATTGACGCAGCTCAGGGAAGACGACTGCGGCAGGCTCTTCTTCAGCGTGGAAACTGGGAGCATTGGCTGCGGCATGGCTCGCTGGGCCGGCCGCCAAACCAGGTGCCGCTTGCATGGCCAGAGCCGTACCCATGGCTGCGGCCCACAGACGTTTCTGCATACGCAATTTGTCGTTCAGTGCCTGCTGGCTAATGGCACCCTGAGCAACCAACTCTTCGCCTAGATGGCGCTTACTTCGCTTTTGGGCGGTCAGTGCCTGTTGCAATTGGGTTTGGGTGATTTGCCCGGTGGATACTAGGAGCTGACCGAGCTGTAGTCCACAGCGACGGCGCAACAATGGCGCTGGAGCAACCATGCGGAAAAACTCGCGGGCCGTTTGCTGAAGTTCTCTGAGGCGAGCCTGCAGGGTCAGTGTCAAGCGTTGTTCTTCCCGGTTCAGTAAGCCGCGTCGGCGCAGAATATCGCCCAAGGGTTTGGATAGGCGGGGTTGATGACGCAGAGCGTTATCCACATCGTAGTCGTGAACGAAGCCACCACGGACCAACATTTCTCCAAGTTTGCTTGCATCGCTCACTGCACACCTCCAACCCGTTACGCGAAAAAGCGGACAAAGCGCCGGGTCTTAAGCCAAGGTTCTGACATTAAAGTGTCATTAACGCAGTGTGACCTTTTTCAGGGGTTTGTCAAGCGTACAATCGGACGCAACGACAACACCGCGCTGCCTGCAAAGCCCTCGTGCCTACGGGGGGCAGCCGTATTGATGGAGGAGAACACGACGTGGATCTTAAAGATAAGGTGGTGGTGATTACCGGGGCATCGGCCGGAGTCGGTGCTAGCGTGGCCAGAGTCTGCGTGAGGGAGGGTGCCAAAGTTGTTCTTGCGGCGCGCGGTGAGCAGGGCTTATTGCAGCTGGCACAAGAACTGGACGCGTCTGATCAGGTGCAGACGGTGGCCTGTGATGTGAGCTTAGCGGCAGGTCGCCAGCGGCTTGTGGATCAAGCTGTTGCACGGTTTGGGCGCATCGATGCGCTGGTGAATAACGCCGGTGTGAACCATCGTGGGCCGCTGCATACGCTAAGTGCGGAGCAGATGGCGGCGGTGATTGAGCTGAATCTGCTGGCCCCAATGCAGCTCACCCACGCCGTATTGCCGGCCATGCGTGAGCGCGGGCATGGAGCCATCGTGAATGTGGCCTCCTTGGCCGGGCGGGTGCCGGTTCCCGATGAAGCCAGTTATTCCGCCAGCAAATTCGGCCTGCGGGCCTTTAGCCAAGCCCTGGCCGAAGAGTCCCGCGGCAGTGGAGTGACGGTGAGTGTGGTCTCGCCCGGGCCCATTGCTACTGGCTTCATTCTCACGGATCCCGAGCAGGTACCAGACCTGGTGTTTTCCCAGCCCATGTCCACACCCGAGGCGGTGGCTCAGGCGGTGGTGGACTGTTTGCGTGATGGGCAGGTGGAGCGCATGGTGCCGGCGAGCTCAGCCGCGCTCACGCATTTGGCGTACACGGTGCCCAGTGTGTTTCGTCGTTTGCGCCCGCTGTTCGAGCGCAAGGGGGCCAAGGCCAAGCAGCCCTACGTGGAGGCGGCCCGGTCGCGGTCCTGATTGGTGCTGGCGCTGCCACGCGGGCTGAGGCGAGTTGGCCCGCTGGGGGCGCATTTGCCCTCGCGCCGCAGGCAGGTGGCGCGGCTGTGGTCAATCGGCCATAGGCGCCCGATTGCCGGCACTCCTCAGATATCGTGCATATGCCGCGGGTTCTGTGCTCAGGCGGCGGGCCGCCTTACTTCGCTGGCGGATTTCTTCAGCAATCGCTTAATCGTGTGCAGTAGAAAACTCACGACTAAGGCCTGAGTATGGCGCTTGGTGGGTGAGTAGTGCCGGGGCTAGCAGCTCTACGAATCAGGCGTGTGACTGCGTTGAGGCCGCTGTTCTTCGCGCCGCTTCGCGGTGCCCTCCGTCACCAGCTGCTTGGTGCGGTCGGCTTGACGAGACATCCTGTCTCGGCAAGCCTCAATCGGCCGTCCGTGGCCGATTGTCCGCAGTCACAGCTGGCGTCTCCGGCGCTACGGCCAACTGCGGCCACAACGCAGTCACACGCCTTTGGCGTATCAGCCACTCTTGAGCAGTGTTCTACAGTGCTTAAGCAAACGCCCCGCTATTGCAGGGCGTTTGCCGTCATCTCTTCCTGACGCAGAAGGGGCAGTTGGCTGGAGGCAACTTCGCCCGATGCACGGAGGCTGGCGAAGCTAGGCGCGAAACTCTTCCGGAATGGTCAACTCATAGGTCACCCCGGTGCCTTGGCCAGGAGCGCCGGCAACGAAGTTGGCCAGGTTTTGCAGTCCGGGCAGGATGGGGCCGCGCTGCGAGCTGAAGTACAGTCTAGAGCCATCTGGCGAGAAGGCAGGTCCGCAAATTTCCGAGCCTTCATGGCGGACTTCGACCAGGGTTTTGGCCGGCTCGTTGGGGATGACCACCATGATGCGAATAGCCCGACCGGACTCCGTGAGGTCCTCGGCCACCAGCACATCACCAGCCGGGCTGACGGTGAGGTTGTCCACGTCATTGAAGGCTGGCGTGATTTGCTCGTTATCGAAGATCAACTCAATCAGGTCGTTCTCCACGTCGTAGGCAAAGACGCGGTTGTCTGACTTGGTGGTGAAGAAGGCGATGCCGCGGGTGGGCTTGCTACCGCCAGGCGGAACGCTTTGGACTTCTTCAGGGAGTTCATAGAACCACAGGCCTTCGCCGCCCCGGAAGCGGGTGCCGGGTACGCTGTCACCGGCGCCAGCCAAAGCGGAGCGCACTTCCACCTGCGGCTGATCCGGGCTGACCACATCCACCCAAGTCACGCGCCGCAGTTGGCGAATATCGGCCACGTCCTCGGGATAGCCACCGTCTTCGAAGCCTTCGATGTTCATCACCTGCAGGCGACCGTTCTCCAAGGCCAGACGTTGGCTGGACTCAGACCAGTCGCTGGCATCGGCCACCCAGCGGTAGAAGCGCCCATCGCCGGTATCCTCAGTTTGGTAGACCACCTTGTTACGCAGATCGACGGCAGCGGCTTCGTGCTTGAAGGTGCCCAGAGAGGGCTTGGCCACGCCACCAACAACGCCGTAAGGGTCGGTTTCCCAAGTCAGCCCGGTGTCAATTTCTTCGCAGGACAGCCAGGTGTTCCAGGGCGTGCTGCCACCGGCACAGTTGGTGCTGGTGTTGGTCAGAATCGGGTAGGCATCGACGACGGTGCCGTCCGGATCAAAGACCAGTGCACCCACGCCGCCGATACCGGGGATTTCCGAGTTGGAGGTGTAAATCCAGCCGCCGTTTTCCCGCGGGTAGCAGGCGCCACCATCGGGGAAAGCATGCCAAGGATAAAGGCTGCCCACCGCCGGAGGTAGTCCATGGCGAGCCACGGCGCGGACGCTAAAACCTTCTGGTACCGCAATACCCTCGATGAGATCGGGCTCACCCAGCGGGCCAATGTTGGCCAGCGGGCCGGTGGGAATGAACAGCTCGCCACCCATGGCGGGGTTGGGGCTGCCTTCGCGCAGTCCTGCGCCTGACTGACCACCCTGACAGGCTTGTAACAGCGGCAGACTGGCCGCTGCGCCACCAGATAACAATAAGCCGCGCAGCAGGCTGCGCCGGCTGGTATCGATATTCAATGACATGGGGGTTCTCCTGTGATCACGCACAAAATGGGGGAGCGCGCACTCCAATGGCGTTATATCGTACGCATCGGATGTGTCATCTCTATGAAATCTCTTTGTGTCTAGTAGATGCCTTGCTCGCAGCCGAAGGCGGCGCCGTGGGTATGCCCTGACCGCGAGCGGTCAGGCGGGCAGTTGGGCCAGAGCGGGGGGCTTAGTCGAAAAAGTGCTGCCAGCCCAACCAGTATTCCGGCACCGTCTGTCCTTGTGGGCCGGCCTGGGTCAGGTTGAGCCGAAGACTGTGCTGGCGGCCGAGATGCCAGGTTGCCCGTAGCGTGGCTTCTTGCTCGGT contains these protein-coding regions:
- a CDS encoding SDR family NAD(P)-dependent oxidoreductase, translating into MDLKDKVVVITGASAGVGASVARVCVREGAKVVLAARGEQGLLQLAQELDASDQVQTVACDVSLAAGRQRLVDQAVARFGRIDALVNNAGVNHRGPLHTLSAEQMAAVIELNLLAPMQLTHAVLPAMRERGHGAIVNVASLAGRVPVPDEASYSASKFGLRAFSQALAEESRGSGVTVSVVSPGPIATGFILTDPEQVPDLVFSQPMSTPEAVAQAVVDCLRDGQVERMVPASSAALTHLAYTVPSVFRRLRPLFERKGAKAKQPYVEAARSRS
- a CDS encoding DUF839 domain-containing protein translates to MSLNIDTSRRSLLRGLLLSGGAAASLPLLQACQGGQSGAGLREGSPNPAMGGELFIPTGPLANIGPLGEPDLIEGIAVPEGFSVRAVARHGLPPAVGSLYPWHAFPDGGACYPRENGGWIYTSNSEIPGIGGVGALVFDPDGTVVDAYPILTNTSTNCAGGSTPWNTWLSCEEIDTGLTWETDPYGVVGGVAKPSLGTFKHEAAAVDLRNKVVYQTEDTGDGRFYRWVADASDWSESSQRLALENGRLQVMNIEGFEDGGYPEDVADIRQLRRVTWVDVVSPDQPQVEVRSALAGAGDSVPGTRFRGGEGLWFYELPEEVQSVPPGGSKPTRGIAFFTTKSDNRVFAYDVENDLIELIFDNEQITPAFNDVDNLTVSPAGDVLVAEDLTESGRAIRIMVVIPNEPAKTLVEVRHEGSEICGPAFSPDGSRLYFSSQRGPILPGLQNLANFVAGAPGQGTGVTYELTIPEEFRA
- a CDS encoding serine hydrolase, producing MSDASKLGEMLVRGGFVHDYDVDNALRHQPRLSKPLGDILRRRGLLNREEQRLTLTLQARLRELQQTAREFFRMVAPAPLLRRRCGLQLGQLLVSTGQITQTQLQQALTAQKRSKRHLGEELVAQGAISQQALNDKLRMQKRLWAAAMGTALAMQAAPGLAAGPASHAAANAPSFHAEEEPAAVVFPELRQCQSQRLQEQLEHEIANLGLSRAVSKQQLAVALVDITEPAAPQMAALNGDQMMYAASLPKIGILLGAMQKVADGELDYDPQTQATLTKMIRSSSNAAATAVYEKVGPDYLADTLLRYGLYDPEYNGGLWVGKPYSKGPAWKRDPLHGISHGATPIQVARFLYLMETGQLVSTELSAAIKRTMGKPAIAHKFVKGLRQAAPESRIFRKSGTWRNYHSDAALVERDGRRYIAVALAQSAQGSRWLSDLIVSMDSIIHHPLAAASVDVASAE